The sequence CGGATGGCAAAACGCGCCTACGGTCACCAGAGGGGGCCGGGCCGAAGAAAGGGTGCCGCGGGAGCTCGTGCTTCGAGCAAACGCATGTGGATCGGCAAGATCCGGGCACAGCGCCGGGCCCTGCGCGAGATGCGTGACGACGGCACAATCGACCGGAGTCTCTACCGCCTGATGTACCGGCGGGCCTCCGGCGGCCAGTTCCGGAGCGTGGCGCACCTTACAGCGCATGTTGAGACGATGGCAGGGAGGATGAAATAATGGCAACCGGCCCAAGATACTTCGTGCCCTTCCGGAGAAGGCACGAGGGTAAGACTGACTACTACAAGCGGATGTCGCTCCTGTCATCGGGGATGCCCCGGATGGTTGTCCGGAAGACAAACCGGCAGATCATCGCGCAACTGGTCGTTCCCGGGGATGAGGGAGACCGCACCCTGGTGGCCGCGTACTCGACTGAACTTGCAGGGTACGGCTACGAGGGGTCGACCGCGAGCACCCCGGCCGCTTACCTGACCGGGATGCTGTTTGCGGTCAAAGCGCTGAACGCAGGGTATGATGAAGGTATCCTGGATATCGGGCTTGCCCGGGCAAAACCTGGGGCCCGTGTCTTTGCTGCCCTGAAGGGGGCGGTGGACGGGGGTCTCGAGATACCCTACGGCGAGTCGATTCTCCCTGATGAGGAGCGGCTCAAAGGTGCCCATATCGCCGGGTATACCCCTGAACGGGCAGGGAACCTGGTGGCGAATGTAGAGGCTGTGGCTCTGGCCATCAAGAAGGAGCTGGTGTGACAATGGCATACGTACAGGAAGAATGGATTCCGCTCACCGGTCTCGGGCGCATGGTTGCCGCAGGCGAGATCACCAGTATCGATGAGGTGCTCGCGAGCGGCAAACCGATCAAGGAGCCCCAGATCGTCGATCTCCTTCTGCCCGACCTGGAGGACGAGGTGCTGGATATCAACATGGTCCAGCGGATGACGGACTCGGGTCGCCGTGTGAAGTTCCGCACCGTTGTGGTGGTCGGCAACCGGAACGGCTACGTCGGGTTCGGTCAGGCGAAGGATGCCCAGGTCGGCAACGCGATCCAGAAAGCAATAGCAGACGCAAAAGTGAATATCATCAAGGTCCGCCGGGGATGCGGGAGCTGGGAATGCGGTTGTGATACCGGCCACTCGATCCCGATCGAGGTGACCGGCAAGGCAGGCAGTGTCCGGGTGACGCTGAAACCCGCACCGCAGGGGATCGGCCTTGTGACCGGGGATATCCCGAAGAAACTCCTGCAGCTTGCAGGCATCAAGGATGTCTGGGCCTTCAACCGGGGGCAGACCCGGACGACCATCAACTACGCCAAGGCGACGTTCGAGGCGCTCCGGCAGACGAATATCATCCGGATCGGAGGGGCAGAGTGATGTACGCGGTAGTGCAGGTGCGCGGCGTGGTCAACACCAACCGCGAGATCAAGGACACCTTGAAGATGCTCCGTCTGCACCACATCAACCACTGCGTCCTCGTGCCCGATACCCCGGCGTACCTGGGCATGATCCGCAAGGTGAAGGACTATGTGGCGTATGGTGAGGTGGATCCGGAGATCCTGGCCACCCTCCTGCGCACCCGGGGCAGACTGACCGGGGACGAGCGGCTGACCGACGATTACGTCCATGCGCATACCCCGTATGCCGGCATTGACGAGTTTGCGGCTGCGCTCTGCAGCGGGGAGGCAAGTCTCCGCGATCTGGCGGAGATCAAGCCAGTTCTCCGGCTGCACCCCCCGCGAAAGGGCTATAAAACCATCAAGCGAACCTTTCAGCAGGGTGGGGCTCTCGGCTACTATGGCCCCCAGATCAATGATCTCCTCTACAAGATGAGGTGAGACGGATGCCCGTAAACAAGAGATCTAAATACAGGGGTTCACGGACCTGTGGCGGCGGTACGCACAAGAACCGGCGTGGCGCCGGCAACAGGGGTGGACGGGGTAGAGCCGGGCAGCGGGACCACCGCTTCTCCCACTTCTACCTGAAGGGTGAGATATCCAACGGTAAGCACGGTTTCGTCAGCAAGGTGTCCGCGCCGGTGTCCGCCCTTGATGTCGGTGCGATCGATCAGATGGCCGAGGCACTGCTCCAGGAGGGGCTTGCTGCCCAGGAGGGCGACCTTATCGTTCTCGACACCACTGAACTTGGTATTGACAAAGTGCTCGGTAGCGGGAAAGTTACCCACAAACTGAGTATCTCAGCCCGGGCGTTTTCAGAACGGGCCCGGGCAAAGATTGAGGAGATGGGCGGTCAGGTAAAGACCGTCTAAAATCCTCTTTTTGGGTGAAAACATGGGAGATCTGCTGGATAGATTTGAACCCATCCTTGCAGCGATGCCTGCAGTCAGAAGTCCTGAGGGGCACGTCCACTTCAAGAACAAGCTGATGTGGACGCTTGCGATCCTGCTCCTCTACTTCACGTTGACAAATATTGATATCTTTGGACTCTCTCCGCAGTCACAGGATATATTCGGACTATGGCGTGCCCTGCTTGCTGGTGCGAGCGGTTCGCTCCTGCATCTCGGTATCGGGCCGATCGTCACCGCGTCGATCGTGCTGCAGCTGCTCAAGGGTGCCGAAATCCTGCAGATCGATACCAGTGAAGCACGCGGCCAGGTCATGTACATGGGCCTGCAGAAGATGCTCATCTTCGTGATGATCATCGTCGAGGCGCTCCCCATGGTCGCGAGCGGGCTGATGTTGCCCGATCCATCGGTAGCGGCACAGTTGTTCGGTGGAAACACGTTCGTGGTCTCGCTCCTGATCTTCCTCCAGCTCTGCATCGGCGGGCTTTTGGTGGTGCTGATGGACGAGGTCGTCACCAAGTGGGGTGTCGGTTCAGGTGTGGGGCTCTTCATCGTTGCGGGAGTCTCCCAGGGTCTGGTGAACGGTTTCCTGAACTGGCAGACGGGCACCGATCCCTTCCCGATCGGGTTCTTCCCGCGGCTGTTCGCCATCGGGACCTCGGGGGCAAGTTTCCTCGAGTATTTCGGGACCGACATGCTGGCCCTCGTCACGACGATCATCATCTTCCTGGTCATCGTCTACGTGGAATCGACCCGTATCGAGATCCCGCTTGCGCATACCGCTGTCCGTGGCGCCCGGGCACGCTTCCCGGTGAAGCTCATCTACGCGAGTGTTCTGCCGATGATCCTGGTCCGTGTCCTGCAGGCAAACATCCAGATGATCGGGATGCTCCTCTCGAACGCCGGGATCACGATCCTCGGTGAGTTCCAGGAACAGCAACCGATCAACGGCCTCATGTGGTACATTGCGCCGATCAACCAGCCACAGGACTGGATGTGGTGGCTCGTCGATCTCGGGCATGCCCCCTGGGAGGTCATGCTGCGGATGGGCATCGATATAACGGTCATGGTGCTCGGGGGCGCGATCTTCGCGCTCTTCTGGGTCAAGACCGCGGGTCTCGACTCGAAGGATGTGGCCCGGCAGATCCAGAGGAGTGGTATGCACATCCCCGGTTACCGCCGGAACGTTCAGGTGCTCGAGAAGTATCTCGACCGCTACATACCAAGGATCACCATCATCGGCGGTGCGTTCATCGGGATCCTCTCGGTCGTCGCGAACCTCTTCGGTGTGATCGGTGCGGTCGGCGGAACGGGTCTGCTGCTGGCGGTGAGTATCACGTACCGGCTCTACGAGGAGATCGCAAGCCAGCAGATCATGGAGATGTACCCGTTCATGCGGTCGTTCTTCGGGAAGGAGTGAGCCCAAAGGGCCTCCTTTTCATTTTTGGTCCTGCTCTTCCCAACATGATACCACGTTCCCGGGCGATCCGGTCACCCGGACCGCCCGGCCAGGTTGATTCCGAAAAGAATTATTCTTCTGGGCAGGGATTTATTTTATAGCGAACTATATTCTAAACAGAGTGATAGAGATGGGGAAGAAAGTCGTCGTGACGGGGGTTCCCGGTGTCGGGAAGACCACCGTCATCAACGGTGCGATGGAGAGACTTGCGGCCGAGGGCATCGCCTACAAGGCCGTCAACTTCGGCACGTGCATGTTTGATGTGGCCTGTAAGGAGAACCTGGTCTCGGATCGCGATGAGATGCGCAAACTCGGAAAAGATGACCAGAAACGCCTCCAGCAGGCGGCCGCCTCGGAGATCGCTGCCATGAGCGCTGATGCAAACATTATCATCGATACCCACAGCAGTGTCAGCACCCCGGCCGGGTTCCTGGCAGGGTTGCCTGAATGGGTGCTCCGGAAACTGATGCCCGATGTTGTCGTGCTAGTGGAGACCGACCCCGACCAGATCCTGATGCGCCGGCTTGGTGACGAATCCAGAGTCCGCGACATGGAAGGAGCCCGTGCGATCGCCGGACACCAGGAGTTCAACCGCGCCATCGCCGCGGCGTATGCGATGTACACCGGCTGCACCGTCAAGATCGTCGGGAACGAAAACTTCCTGCTTGAACGAGCCATTGATGACCTGGTGAATGTCCTGAGGTAACCTGACATGGTGGACCTGAAGAAGCACGGCCCGACGATCGCGCTCCTCTTTACCATGCTGGTGATGCTCTCCTACGGTATCGAGTGGGTGCGGGTGACGGTCGGTTCGGTGATGGATATGATGCTCGGGCCGTTCATTGATGTCCTCGGCGTGCCGTTCTTTGTCATGATCCTGATCCTCTCCAGCATGACGGGCCTGTACTCCTCGCTTGTCCAGAAGTACACCATCGATTACGAGAAGATGCAGGAGGTGCAGGCGAAGGCGCGGGTCTTCCAGAAGGAGTTCCGGGAGGCCCAGCTCTCCGGGGATGAAAAGCGGATCAAGAAACTCCAGGGGAAGCAGGAGCGGATGATGCAGGACCAGCTCGATATCTCAAAGCAACAGTTTACCCCGATGGCGATCATCCTCGTGCTGACGGTGCCGATCTTCTTCTGGCTCCTCTTCCGGCTCCCGCCGGTCGGGGCTGAGATGACTGCCGCAAGCGGTATCGTGCTGCCCTTCGTTGGGGCTGTCAGCCTCTCGGGGGTTGCATTCTGGATCGTGCCGGCCTGGATTCTCTGGTACATGATCTGTTCGCTTGCCATCAGCCAGGTGATCAGGAAGTCGCTCAATATCGGGGGGATCTGATGCGGATAACCGTCAGCGGCCCGCCGGGGAGCGGCACCACGTCGCTTGCCCGCTACCTCGCCGGGAAGTACGGGCTTGAGTTTATCTCTGCGGGAGAGGTCTTCCGCAGGCTCGCCCGGGAGCACGATATGGACCTTGCCGAGTTCGGAAGGCTCGCGGAGAGCGATCCCTCAGTTGACCGGATGATCGATGCCAGGCAGAAGGAGATCGGGGAGGCCTCAGAGAAGATCGTCGTCGAGGGGAGGCTCTCGGGCCGGATGATCGAGAACGCTGATCTCAGGATCTGGCTTGCGGCATCGCTTGAGTGCCGGGCAAAACGGATCGCAGGAAGGGATGGGATGGATGAAGAGGGGGCGCTTGCCTACACGAGGAACCGGCAGCACTCGGAGGCCACCCGTTACCAGACCTACTACGATATTGATATCAGCGACCTCTCGTCGTATGACCTTGTTCTTTCGTCAGAGACCTTCGGCGTGGACGCCCTCGGCGCGATCGTGGATACGGCGATCGCGTGTCTCCGGCGGCAGAAGGGCAGGCTCTAGCGGGCCATTGCATCTAATATTTTCATGCGATTGGTGCGTCACGCGAGGGGTCCTGGTTGGGAGGAGATACACGGACTTCGCGTCTTCGCGATCTTCGCGTGAGGCATTATTTCCTCCCTGTACTGAAGACTCACGCGAAGCCGCGAAGGGCGCGAAGGGTGGCGGGGAGGAGATACATGGACTTCGCGCGAGGTGGTGATCGCTCACCACGCATCAGGACCCGCAAGATAAGATGAAATGCTTTACCACCGTCTCTTTGCCTTTATCTTTTTGATCCGCCGGAGCCGCACCGCATCCTGCCGCTCCATCTCGTCGCGCTGGTACTCGATTAACCGGCGCAGGTCGGTGAGCTCCGGGATGACCTTGAACTCCAGCGCGTTCACGCGCCGCCTGGTCCGTTCGATATCGTCGAGCAGCCGCGTAATCCCTCCTTCGAGTTCGGCGCTCGCGATGATCG is a genomic window of Methanoculleus bourgensis MS2 containing:
- a CDS encoding 50S ribosomal protein L19e translates to MSDLANQKRMAAAVLKCGINRVWFDPERQADIEAAISRDDLRELIEDGAIKARVVKGNSRGRARERMAKRAYGHQRGPGRRKGAAGARASSKRMWIGKIRAQRRALREMRDDGTIDRSLYRLMYRRASGGQFRSVAHLTAHVETMAGRMK
- a CDS encoding 50S ribosomal protein L18, with protein sequence MATGPRYFVPFRRRHEGKTDYYKRMSLLSSGMPRMVVRKTNRQIIAQLVVPGDEGDRTLVAAYSTELAGYGYEGSTASTPAAYLTGMLFAVKALNAGYDEGILDIGLARAKPGARVFAALKGAVDGGLEIPYGESILPDEERLKGAHIAGYTPERAGNLVANVEAVALAIKKELV
- a CDS encoding 30S ribosomal protein S5 codes for the protein MAYVQEEWIPLTGLGRMVAAGEITSIDEVLASGKPIKEPQIVDLLLPDLEDEVLDINMVQRMTDSGRRVKFRTVVVVGNRNGYVGFGQAKDAQVGNAIQKAIADAKVNIIKVRRGCGSWECGCDTGHSIPIEVTGKAGSVRVTLKPAPQGIGLVTGDIPKKLLQLAGIKDVWAFNRGQTRTTINYAKATFEALRQTNIIRIGGAE
- a CDS encoding 50S ribosomal protein L30, coding for MYAVVQVRGVVNTNREIKDTLKMLRLHHINHCVLVPDTPAYLGMIRKVKDYVAYGEVDPEILATLLRTRGRLTGDERLTDDYVHAHTPYAGIDEFAAALCSGEASLRDLAEIKPVLRLHPPRKGYKTIKRTFQQGGALGYYGPQINDLLYKMR
- a CDS encoding uL15m family ribosomal protein; amino-acid sequence: MPVNKRSKYRGSRTCGGGTHKNRRGAGNRGGRGRAGQRDHRFSHFYLKGEISNGKHGFVSKVSAPVSALDVGAIDQMAEALLQEGLAAQEGDLIVLDTTELGIDKVLGSGKVTHKLSISARAFSERARAKIEEMGGQVKTV
- the secY gene encoding preprotein translocase subunit SecY, with the protein product MGDLLDRFEPILAAMPAVRSPEGHVHFKNKLMWTLAILLLYFTLTNIDIFGLSPQSQDIFGLWRALLAGASGSLLHLGIGPIVTASIVLQLLKGAEILQIDTSEARGQVMYMGLQKMLIFVMIIVEALPMVASGLMLPDPSVAAQLFGGNTFVVSLLIFLQLCIGGLLVVLMDEVVTKWGVGSGVGLFIVAGVSQGLVNGFLNWQTGTDPFPIGFFPRLFAIGTSGASFLEYFGTDMLALVTTIIIFLVIVYVESTRIEIPLAHTAVRGARARFPVKLIYASVLPMILVRVLQANIQMIGMLLSNAGITILGEFQEQQPINGLMWYIAPINQPQDWMWWLVDLGHAPWEVMLRMGIDITVMVLGGAIFALFWVKTAGLDSKDVARQIQRSGMHIPGYRRNVQVLEKYLDRYIPRITIIGGAFIGILSVVANLFGVIGAVGGTGLLLAVSITYRLYEEIASQQIMEMYPFMRSFFGKE
- a CDS encoding adenylate kinase; this translates as MLNRVIEMGKKVVVTGVPGVGKTTVINGAMERLAAEGIAYKAVNFGTCMFDVACKENLVSDRDEMRKLGKDDQKRLQQAAASEIAAMSADANIIIDTHSSVSTPAGFLAGLPEWVLRKLMPDVVVLVETDPDQILMRRLGDESRVRDMEGARAIAGHQEFNRAIAAAYAMYTGCTVKIVGNENFLLERAIDDLVNVLR
- a CDS encoding DUF106 domain-containing protein, with translation MVDLKKHGPTIALLFTMLVMLSYGIEWVRVTVGSVMDMMLGPFIDVLGVPFFVMILILSSMTGLYSSLVQKYTIDYEKMQEVQAKARVFQKEFREAQLSGDEKRIKKLQGKQERMMQDQLDISKQQFTPMAIILVLTVPIFFWLLFRLPPVGAEMTAASGIVLPFVGAVSLSGVAFWIVPAWILWYMICSLAISQVIRKSLNIGGI
- the cmk gene encoding (d)CMP kinase, giving the protein MRITVSGPPGSGTTSLARYLAGKYGLEFISAGEVFRRLAREHDMDLAEFGRLAESDPSVDRMIDARQKEIGEASEKIVVEGRLSGRMIENADLRIWLAASLECRAKRIAGRDGMDEEGALAYTRNRQHSEATRYQTYYDIDISDLSSYDLVLSSETFGVDALGAIVDTAIACLRRQKGRL